The following coding sequences are from one Canis lupus dingo isolate Sandy chromosome 21, ASM325472v2, whole genome shotgun sequence window:
- the FANCF gene encoding Fanconi anemia group F protein gives MESLLQQLERFSEVLAVSRTAAVSAWGPAAVRRAVQWARYLRRAHGRLRAALEGRRRAGPRLGAWGGRDVVLSARLLGNRALGAAAHRCLLRLLFPGPAAPAPAAALQARLARLARRRGAVRLLLRGGPAEDAALRTQAELLLRRLRDGPAGGLLDGLWARAPRAAFLRAAAAALLLDPAGPAPGELLRWLLGRADALAALCRDLPAARLAALAARHPALRRAYLRQLARWGCRLRYDLPSGRWEAAEPAHVSWAELRGRFLSLARAPPPLKDAALAALEAWSARDGAFRVRGLSVWTDLLLALGPGAGTDSLGAASSSGVLGAGGCRLARPGPARSPEHAHFPK, from the coding sequence ATGGAGTCGCTGCTGCAACAGCTGGAGCGCTTCTCGGAGGTGCTGGCCGTGTCCCGCACGGCGGCGGTCAGCGCCTGGGGCCCCGCCGCCGTGCGCAGGGCCGTGCAGTGGGCTCGCTACCTGCGCCGCGCGCACGGCCGGCTCCGCGCGGCTCTggaggggcggcggcgggcggggccgcgCCTCGGGGCCTGGGGCGGCCGCGACGTGGTGCTGTCGGCGCGCCTGCTGGGGAACCGCGCGCTGGGCGCCGCCGCGCACCGCTGCCTGCTGCGCCTGCTCTTcccgggccccgccgcgcccgcccccgccgccgcgctGCAGGCCCGCCTCGCCCGCCTCGCCCGCCGCCGCGGCGCCGTCCGCCTGCTGCTCCGCGGGGGCCCCGCCGAGGACGCGGCGCTGCGCACGCAGGCGGAGCTGCTGCTGCGGCGGCTGCGCGACGGGCCGGCCGGCGGCCTCCTGGACGGGCTGTGGGCGCGCGCGCCGCGGGCCGCCTTCCTGCGCGCCGCGGCGGCCGCGCTGCTGCTGGACCCCGCGGGCCCCGCGCCGGGCGAGCTGCTCCGCTGGCTGCTGGGCCGCGCCGACGCCCTGGCCGCGCTGTGCCGCGACCTCCCCGCCGCGCGCCTGGCCGCGCTGGCCGCCCGCCACCCGGCGCTGCGCCGCGCCTACCTGCGCCAGCTCGCACGCTGGGGCTGCCGACTGCGCTACGACCTGCCTTCGGGCCGCTGGGAGGCCGCCGAGCCCGCGCACGTGTCCTGGGCCGAGCTGCGCGGCCGCTTCCTGAGCCTCGcgcgggcgccgccgccgctCAAGGACGCCGCCCTGGCCGCGCTGGAGGCCTGGAGCGCGCGGGACGGCGCCTTCCGAGTGCGCGGCCTCAGCGTCTGGACCGACCTGCTGCTGGCGCTGGGCCCGGGGGCCGGGACGGACAGCTTAGGGGCTGCGTCCTCCTCGGGGGTGCTCGGCGCGGGTGGGTGCCgcctggcccggcccggcccggcccgcagccccgaACACGCGCACTTCCCAAAGTGA